The following coding sequences are from one Candidatus Manganitrophaceae bacterium window:
- a CDS encoding MBL fold metallo-hydrolase, which yields MKMLHRNNLYCWSRFDEDRNIDFHSYLWVREAGNIVFDPLPLTDHDKDHLKALGRVSHIMITNSDHVRHAKVLAYETGAPIWGPEAEKKTFPLACAVWIGEGKALIEGLDAYCLTGSKTEGELAFVIEDDTLITGDLIRSHTGGSLCILPEGKLQDLNNAIASVKKLASIGGIQAILPGDGWPVFRDGKVVLSELLASLSAKKKQL from the coding sequence ATGAAAATGCTTCATAGAAATAATCTCTACTGCTGGAGCCGGTTTGACGAAGATCGGAATATTGATTTTCACAGTTACCTTTGGGTGAGAGAGGCAGGAAATATCGTGTTTGATCCTCTGCCATTAACGGATCATGACAAAGATCATCTCAAGGCCTTGGGCAGGGTGAGCCATATCATGATCACAAACTCAGACCATGTTCGTCATGCCAAAGTGTTGGCATATGAGACCGGGGCACCGATCTGGGGACCTGAAGCCGAAAAGAAAACCTTTCCTCTGGCCTGCGCAGTGTGGATCGGGGAGGGGAAAGCCCTGATCGAAGGACTAGATGCCTATTGCCTCACCGGCTCAAAAACAGAAGGCGAGTTGGCTTTTGTCATTGAAGACGATACACTGATCACGGGCGATCTCATACGCTCGCACACCGGGGGTTCGCTTTGCATTCTTCCCGAAGGCAAGCTGCAAGATCTAAATAACGCAATCGCCTCTGTAAAAAAGTTAGCAAGTATTGGAGGTATTCAAGCAATTCTTCCTGGTGATGGATGGCCCGTTTTCAGGGATGGCAAGGTCGTGCTGTCAGAGCTGCTTGCCTCTTTGAGTGCAAAGAAGAAACAACTCTGA